The proteins below come from a single bacterium genomic window:
- a CDS encoding FlgD immunoglobulin-like domain containing protein, whose product MLRVRMFLVAVLAAVGFAATTGLTARPVSSTAIQPNPTSVMHGVVAGGERPVVHWDRFYDRPGGPLPAGLPRNVSTDSLYWKLYSSTTYLYSSPKADSVTPGDSTALAWQNEQTIPCMTPDGHYVFEVYALTMLRTNLTTGAVDTFALADASGGACGTDGHYVYVPKGTTTRKYTLDGALVSATTTDDSCWVAASTFGFGVANDTVWLTPSSAGTTWYGYACAKFVGGSITHDATWPTIGGSGDAMSLTFDGQYYFMTWGGYAKDTLLCFYKDRTLHSTGTVHADARSVMCKTVGYGVMICHGSGNPSYVGGLGQMLEDSSGGRFAAVDTYFIGTGGHATFPATDWYDLGYRAILTFTDYSPEDAATLGDSLARFIQLGGGVVEATFADASGYQIAGNWRSTYAPFTVQSASLTPGTMGTIHQPLHPVISGVSAITMDNFRTGNTPGTLRSTSCVGLAEYTDSHCLVAYFDSAGQRAASLGMFPLTYWQDTAAGQWCRLMVNALNWAAVGPSVGVTAPNGGESLYAGTVHNITWTQTANGASDSIYYSTDGGASWTGVAWCATPPTPLQYAWTVPFAPTTQARVKVVTWDGDGGRVEDKSDADFTIVVPSHDVGVTQIIQPVDTVDSGMVVVPTAVVKNFGGVQETFPVRFSIGGSYTHDTTVTVGSGVTDTVAFPQWVAGPVGTFEVRCSTRLGSDVNNANDRATDTVVVKPSGGIEQSKNNALPRAFALHQPYPNPLASSALIRYDLPCPTQVELRIYDVSGTLVRRLVGGAQTAGYRSTYWNGCDDRGRMVAPGVYYCRFAVSDFRATQKLVVRR is encoded by the coding sequence ATGCTCAGAGTGAGGATGTTCCTTGTGGCAGTGCTCGCTGCCGTCGGGTTCGCGGCAACGACCGGGTTGACCGCAAGGCCGGTTTCAAGCACGGCCATTCAGCCTAATCCGACGTCCGTGATGCACGGCGTGGTCGCGGGAGGTGAGCGTCCGGTTGTTCACTGGGACAGGTTCTACGACCGGCCCGGCGGCCCGCTGCCCGCCGGCCTGCCGAGGAACGTCAGCACGGACTCGCTCTACTGGAAGCTGTACAGCAGCACCACATACCTCTATTCATCACCCAAGGCGGATAGCGTGACCCCGGGCGACTCAACGGCGTTAGCCTGGCAGAACGAGCAGACCATACCGTGCATGACCCCGGACGGCCACTACGTCTTTGAGGTGTACGCCTTGACCATGCTGCGCACCAATCTGACTACCGGCGCGGTGGATACCTTTGCCCTCGCCGATGCAAGCGGCGGCGCGTGCGGCACCGACGGTCACTACGTTTACGTCCCGAAGGGTACCACGACGCGCAAGTACACACTTGACGGAGCCCTGGTGAGCGCTACCACGACCGACGACTCGTGCTGGGTCGCCGCCAGCACCTTCGGCTTTGGTGTGGCCAACGACACGGTGTGGCTTACCCCGTCCAGCGCGGGCACGACCTGGTACGGCTATGCCTGCGCCAAGTTCGTCGGCGGCAGTATCACCCACGACGCGACGTGGCCCACGATTGGCGGCTCGGGTGATGCGATGTCCTTGACCTTCGACGGCCAGTATTACTTCATGACCTGGGGCGGCTACGCCAAGGATACGCTCCTGTGCTTCTACAAAGACCGTACACTCCACTCGACCGGCACGGTGCACGCCGACGCCCGGAGTGTGATGTGCAAGACGGTTGGCTACGGAGTCATGATCTGCCACGGCTCGGGAAACCCCTCATACGTCGGCGGACTGGGTCAGATGCTTGAGGATTCATCCGGCGGGAGGTTCGCGGCGGTCGACACCTACTTCATCGGCACCGGTGGACACGCCACGTTTCCGGCCACGGACTGGTATGACCTCGGCTATCGGGCGATACTGACGTTCACAGACTACTCTCCCGAAGATGCGGCCACGCTGGGCGACAGCCTCGCCCGATTCATTCAACTGGGCGGCGGCGTTGTGGAGGCCACATTCGCGGATGCCTCCGGCTATCAAATCGCCGGGAATTGGCGCTCCACGTATGCGCCTTTCACCGTCCAGAGCGCCTCCCTCACTCCCGGCACGATGGGCACGATCCACCAACCGCTCCACCCGGTGATATCGGGTGTGTCGGCAATCACCATGGACAACTTCCGCACCGGCAATACACCCGGCACCCTGCGCAGCACCAGCTGCGTCGGCCTGGCTGAGTACACGGATAGCCACTGCCTCGTGGCATATTTCGACAGCGCCGGCCAGCGTGCCGCCTCCCTGGGCATGTTCCCGCTGACGTACTGGCAGGATACGGCCGCCGGTCAGTGGTGCCGGCTGATGGTGAACGCGCTCAACTGGGCTGCAGTCGGGCCCAGCGTGGGCGTAACCGCGCCGAACGGCGGCGAGAGCCTGTATGCCGGCACGGTCCACAACATTACCTGGACCCAGACCGCCAACGGAGCCAGTGATTCAATCTACTACTCGACCGATGGCGGTGCGAGCTGGACCGGCGTAGCCTGGTGCGCCACTCCGCCGACGCCGCTCCAGTACGCCTGGACCGTTCCGTTCGCGCCGACCACGCAGGCCCGGGTCAAGGTTGTGACCTGGGATGGCGACGGCGGCAGAGTCGAGGACAAGAGCGACGCCGACTTCACCATCGTGGTGCCGTCCCACGACGTCGGCGTGACCCAGATAATCCAGCCGGTAGACACGGTTGACTCGGGCATGGTCGTCGTGCCGACTGCGGTGGTGAAGAACTTCGGCGGCGTACAAGAGACTTTCCCGGTGCGATTCAGCATCGGTGGCAGCTACACGCACGACACGACGGTGACAGTCGGCTCGGGCGTGACCGACACCGTCGCCTTCCCCCAGTGGGTGGCCGGTCCGGTCGGCACGTTCGAGGTCCGCTGTTCGACCCGGCTGGGGTCGGACGTAAACAATGCCAACGACCGGGCCACGGACACGGTTGTGGTGAAGCCGTCAGGCGGCATTGAGCAGTCGAAGAACAACGCTTTGCCTCGGGCGTTCGCCCTGCACCAGCCGTACCCTAACCCGCTGGCGTCGAGTGCGCTAATTCGATACGACCTGCCGTGCCCAACGCAGGTCGAGCTCAGGATCTACGACGTGTCGGGTACGCTCGTGCGGCGGCTGGTCGGCGGAGCGCAGACGGCCGGTTACCGGAGCACGTACTGGAACGGGTGCGATGACCGTGGCCGGATGGTCGCGCCCGGCGTTTACTACTGCCGGTTTGCAGTAAGCGACTTCCGCGCGACACAGAAGCTCGTCGTGCGGAGATAG
- a CDS encoding FlgD immunoglobulin-like domain containing protein, which translates to MPKTVIALMLLVVTLAPTGLAATTGLTANPVSEASVQSTTGPTCQAARQALASAPARAVVHWERSYDRHGNPLPGGPQENVGTDSLYFKNYYSLTALLGSPKSEVPNPTPESCGPAFAWQLNQTSVGMDPFGNYCYEVYSTTLRRTSTADGSHTDYTIGHGYWACGTDGSYVYAPVGDTVFKYTLTGTLVSSTLLDVTPTWYEFSVANDTVWCAPGDSILHGYACSKFSGGSITTDATWNVGAGTNTPALVGWDGRYYYVSWDGQTSNTFKRFNADRTLSASGMISIDTRGVMCKRGSYGVKVCHGSWHPSYLASLRQMLLDSCGGKFAAVDTYDISLGAHATFPATEWYDGGYRAILVFTDDNPQDSIALGDSLARFIQLGGGVVEAVFADQPKNDVRGEWRSVYAPFSIESTSYSAGSMGTVHQPLHPIMTGVSALTVGSFRTGNKPGTLRSANCVSLAEYTDNNCVATCFDSAGQRAVSLGTNPEVYWLSSASGQWCRLMVNALNWTAVGPSVGVTAPNGGETWDAGTVHNITWTQTANGVSDSIYYSTDGGSSWIGVTWFAAPPSPLQYAWTVPNTPSTQARVKVVTRDADGGRVEDASDADFTIAPPMALEQPRNSALPLVFALHQPHPNPLASGAQIRYDLPRPTQVELRIYDVSGTLVRRLAGGAQTAGYRSAYWNGTDSRGRTVAPGVYYCRFTAGDFRATQKLAVRR; encoded by the coding sequence ATGCCCAAGACGGTGATAGCTCTGATGCTACTAGTCGTGACGCTCGCCCCGACCGGGTTGGCGGCTACGACCGGACTGACCGCGAACCCGGTTTCGGAAGCTTCAGTTCAGTCTACCACTGGCCCGACCTGCCAGGCCGCAAGGCAGGCATTGGCCTCAGCACCCGCGCGCGCAGTTGTTCACTGGGAAAGGTCCTACGACCGACACGGCAACCCGCTGCCGGGTGGGCCGCAGGAGAACGTCGGCACCGACTCGCTCTACTTCAAGAACTACTACTCGCTGACGGCCCTGTTGGGTAGCCCTAAGTCGGAGGTCCCGAATCCAACCCCGGAGAGCTGCGGGCCGGCGTTCGCATGGCAGCTCAACCAGACCTCGGTCGGGATGGACCCGTTCGGCAACTACTGCTACGAGGTGTACAGCACCACGCTGCGCCGGACCAGCACGGCTGACGGCAGCCACACGGACTATACTATCGGACACGGTTACTGGGCGTGCGGCACTGATGGCAGCTACGTCTATGCACCGGTCGGCGATACAGTCTTCAAGTACACGCTGACCGGCACGTTGGTGAGCTCGACACTGCTCGACGTTACTCCGACATGGTACGAGTTCTCGGTGGCGAACGACACCGTCTGGTGCGCCCCCGGAGACAGCATACTGCATGGCTACGCCTGCTCGAAGTTCAGCGGCGGTTCGATAACGACCGACGCGACCTGGAACGTCGGTGCCGGCACCAATACTCCGGCGCTGGTGGGGTGGGATGGCCGCTACTACTACGTATCCTGGGACGGGCAGACGTCAAATACCTTCAAGCGGTTCAACGCCGACCGGACCCTCTCGGCCAGCGGGATGATCAGCATCGACACGCGGGGCGTGATGTGCAAGCGGGGTAGCTACGGGGTGAAGGTCTGCCATGGCTCGTGGCATCCTTCCTATCTGGCGAGTCTGCGTCAGATGCTCCTCGACTCCTGCGGCGGGAAGTTCGCAGCGGTCGACACGTACGACATTAGCTTAGGAGCCCACGCCACGTTCCCGGCGACCGAGTGGTATGACGGTGGCTATCGGGCGATACTGGTGTTCACCGACGACAATCCCCAGGATTCCATCGCGCTGGGCGATTCCCTCGCGCGGTTCATACAGCTCGGCGGCGGCGTGGTTGAGGCCGTATTTGCGGACCAGCCCAAAAACGACGTCCGGGGTGAGTGGCGTTCCGTGTATGCTCCATTCAGCATCGAGAGCACGTCCTACTCTGCCGGGTCCATGGGCACGGTACATCAACCGCTACACCCGATAATGACGGGAGTCTCCGCACTGACGGTCGGCAGCTTCCGCACTGGCAACAAGCCCGGCACGCTGCGTAGCGCCAACTGCGTGAGCCTGGCGGAGTACACGGACAACAACTGTGTCGCCACCTGCTTTGACAGCGCGGGCCAGCGGGCCGTCTCCCTTGGCACAAACCCGGAGGTGTACTGGCTCTCGTCGGCTTCCGGCCAGTGGTGTCGGCTGATGGTGAACGCGCTCAACTGGACTGCGGTCGGGCCCAGCGTGGGCGTGACGGCGCCGAACGGCGGCGAGACCTGGGATGCCGGCACGGTCCACAACATCACCTGGACCCAGACCGCCAACGGCGTCAGCGACTCGATTTACTACTCGACCGATGGCGGTTCATCCTGGATTGGTGTGACTTGGTTCGCCGCACCGCCGAGCCCGCTCCAGTATGCCTGGACAGTCCCGAATACACCGAGCACACAGGCTCGGGTCAAGGTTGTGACTCGGGACGCGGACGGCGGCAGGGTCGAGGACGCAAGCGACGCCGACTTCACGATCGCGCCGCCGATGGCACTCGAACAGCCTCGGAACAGCGCCTTGCCGCTGGTGTTCGCGCTGCATCAGCCGCACCCCAACCCGCTGGCGTCGGGTGCACAAATCCGTTATGACCTGCCGCGCCCAACGCAGGTCGAGCTGAGGATCTACGACGTGTCGGGTACGCTCGTGCGGCGGCTGGCGGGCGGAGCGCAGACCGCCGGTTACCGGAGCGCGTACTGGAACGGGACCGACAGCCGCGGCCGGACGGTCGCGCCTGGTGTGTACTACTGCCGGTTCACGGCCGGCGACTTCCGCGCGACACAGAAGCTGGCCGTGCGGCGGTAA
- a CDS encoding FlgD immunoglobulin-like domain containing protein: protein MRKTVMAIMLSMAMLATAGLANTATGTAGMPNRSPVIRPIPKPIPVVQAHAPALSIANTTLIHWDKFYDRHGNPLPAGAPEDVSPDSLYWKDLNSSIYLKSSAKVASPSPANRSAMSFPDGQSTVCMDPVGNYVYEADGDTLYRFSTVDGSMTTYTLADSGGSGCATDGQYIYCPNGTTMYKYTMNGNYVSSTTTDYTCDAYSISCCRDTVWFTNDRYNGVTLYGYACSKFTGGSITHDATWNVGTGTDGVGNVAWDGVYYYLPWIGTRPITFKRFYADRTLYSSGTVSIDSRGVMCSVQGARSTAQDSLYWKLNSSTTNLYSSPKAQEVTAAQASPFAWQNSQTISCMTPDGLYMFEVYANNMRRTNLATGEVINYALADSSGGACGTDGQYVYVPKGTMTRKYNLTGSLISTTTTDYAPVLLASTFGFGVANDTVWLTPVDTGKTWYGYACSKFTGGSITHDAMWSTVGGAVTAMTVTWDGQYYYMCWGGHPADTLLRFYRDRTLYSTGTVTGDARSVMCKAGSYPVMLCEATSYPDHVASFSLMLVDSSGGKFAAADTYHIGTSGHDAFPATDWYNHGYRAIMTFTDQTPTDPSGLGDSMARFIQLGGGVVEATFSDCTNWQITGNWRLMYAPFTVQSASFSSGTMGTVHQPLHPVMLGVSALSVGDYRSGNTDSTLRGQHSVCLSEYTDGNICLAACFDSAGQRALSIGMDPMDYWITPTTGQWCRLMVNALDWVAVGPSVGVTAPNGGETWDVGSVHNITWTQTANGVSDSIYYSTDGGASWTGVTWFAAPPSPLQYAWTVPNDTTKQAQVKLVTWNSDGGRVEDASDADFTIAPPMAVEQPRNSALPLVFALHQPQPNPATSGATVRYDLPRPAQVELSIYDVSGALVRRLVRGAQTAGYRSAYWNGTDSRGRAIAPGVYYCRFTAGDSHATQKLVVRR, encoded by the coding sequence ATGCGCAAGACTGTGATGGCTATCATGCTCTCAATGGCGATGCTGGCAACAGCAGGCCTCGCGAACACCGCGACCGGCACAGCCGGAATGCCCAATCGGAGCCCGGTCATTCGGCCGATCCCGAAGCCGATCCCGGTGGTGCAGGCGCACGCTCCGGCCCTTTCCATCGCCAACACCACACTCATCCACTGGGACAAGTTCTATGACCGGCACGGCAACCCACTGCCGGCGGGCGCGCCGGAGGACGTCAGCCCAGACTCGCTCTACTGGAAGGACCTTAACAGCTCCATCTATCTGAAGTCGTCGGCGAAGGTCGCTAGTCCTTCCCCGGCCAACCGTTCAGCCATGTCGTTCCCGGACGGTCAGTCCACGGTGTGCATGGACCCGGTCGGCAACTATGTCTACGAGGCAGATGGGGACACACTGTATCGGTTCAGCACGGTTGACGGTTCGATGACGACATACACCCTGGCAGATAGCGGTGGATCCGGATGCGCGACCGACGGCCAGTACATTTACTGTCCGAACGGCACGACCATGTACAAGTACACGATGAACGGGAACTACGTCAGCTCAACCACCACGGACTACACCTGCGATGCTTACTCGATATCCTGCTGCCGGGATACGGTCTGGTTCACCAACGACCGGTACAACGGAGTGACCCTCTACGGCTATGCCTGCTCGAAGTTCACCGGCGGCAGCATCACGCACGACGCCACCTGGAACGTCGGCACCGGCACCGACGGAGTGGGCAATGTCGCCTGGGACGGCGTCTACTACTACCTCCCCTGGATTGGCACGAGGCCCATCACGTTCAAGAGATTCTATGCGGACCGGACACTCTACTCGAGCGGCACCGTGAGCATCGACTCGCGCGGGGTGATGTGCTCGGTGCAGGGAGCGCGGTCGACGGCGCAGGATTCGCTCTACTGGAAGCTGAATTCCAGCACGACTAACCTCTACTCGTCGCCCAAGGCGCAGGAAGTAACCGCGGCCCAGGCCTCGCCGTTTGCCTGGCAGAACAGCCAGACGATATCCTGCATGACCCCGGACGGGCTGTACATGTTCGAGGTCTACGCCAACAACATGCGCCGGACCAATCTCGCTACCGGCGAGGTAATCAATTACGCCCTTGCCGACTCCAGCGGCGGCGCGTGCGGAACCGACGGCCAGTATGTCTACGTCCCGAAGGGCACGATGACACGCAAGTACAATTTGACCGGCTCGCTCATCAGCACGACCACTACTGATTACGCACCGGTGTTACTTGCCAGCACCTTCGGCTTTGGCGTAGCCAACGACACGGTGTGGCTGACACCAGTGGATACGGGCAAGACCTGGTACGGCTATGCGTGCTCGAAGTTCACTGGCGGCAGCATTACCCACGATGCGATGTGGTCCACTGTTGGCGGCGCTGTGACTGCGATGACCGTGACTTGGGACGGACAATACTACTACATGTGCTGGGGCGGCCACCCCGCTGATACGCTCCTGCGCTTCTACCGCGACCGCACGCTCTACTCGACCGGTACGGTAACCGGCGACGCTCGCAGCGTCATGTGCAAGGCGGGGAGCTACCCAGTGATGCTCTGCGAGGCCACCTCCTATCCGGATCACGTCGCGAGTTTCAGCCTGATGCTCGTGGACTCCTCCGGTGGCAAGTTCGCGGCGGCTGACACGTACCACATCGGCACCAGCGGGCATGACGCGTTCCCGGCTACTGATTGGTACAACCACGGCTACCGCGCGATAATGACTTTCACCGACCAGACCCCTACGGATCCGTCCGGTCTGGGCGACAGCATGGCACGGTTCATCCAACTGGGCGGTGGCGTTGTTGAGGCCACATTCTCGGACTGCACGAACTGGCAGATAACCGGTAACTGGCGCTTGATGTACGCCCCATTCACAGTGCAGAGCGCGTCCTTCTCTTCGGGCACCATGGGAACGGTGCACCAGCCGCTCCATCCGGTCATGCTCGGCGTGTCCGCGCTCAGTGTAGGCGACTACCGCAGCGGCAACACCGACAGCACTCTGCGCGGCCAGCATTCAGTCTGTCTCTCCGAGTATACTGACGGCAACATATGCCTTGCCGCGTGCTTCGATAGCGCGGGTCAGCGTGCGCTCTCGATCGGCATGGACCCCATGGATTACTGGATCACGCCCACCACCGGCCAGTGGTGCAGGCTGATGGTGAACGCACTTGACTGGGTTGCGGTCGGGCCCAGCGTGGGCGTGACCGCGCCGAATGGCGGCGAGACCTGGGATGTCGGCTCGGTCCACAATATCACCTGGACCCAGACCGCCAACGGCGTCAGTGATTCTATCTACTACTCGACCGACGGCGGTGCGAGCTGGACCGGCGTGACCTGGTTCGCCGCTCCGCCGAGTCCGCTCCAATACGCCTGGACCGTTCCCAACGATACCACCAAGCAGGCCCAGGTGAAGCTTGTGACCTGGAATTCGGACGGCGGCAGGGTCGAGGACGCAAGCGACGCCGACTTCACGATCGCGCCGCCGATGGCAGTCGAACAGCCTCGGAACAGCGCCTTGCCGCTGGTGTTCGCGCTGCATCAGCCCCAGCCGAACCCGGCAACGTCAGGCGCAACAGTCCGCTACGACCTGCCGCGACCGGCGCAGGTCGAGCTGAGCATCTACGATGTGTCCGGCGCGCTGGTGCGGCGGCTCGTGCGCGGAGCGCAGACCGCCGGTTACCGGAGCGCGTACTGGAACGGGACCGACAGTCGCGGCCGTGCCATCGCGCCCGGCGTGTACTACTGCCGGTTCACGGCCGGCGACTCTCATGCGACACAGAAGCTGGTCGTGCGGAGATAG